A genome region from Quadrisphaera sp. RL12-1S includes the following:
- the lipB gene encoding lipoyl(octanoyl) transferase LipB yields MQQGPSVERVSGVGAGGLVDYLEAWELQRAVHADVVAGRRGDALLLLEHPPVFTAGKLTEPADRPLAGGGIPVVDVDRGGRITWHGPGQLVGYPIVSLTGRIDVVKHVRRVEELLIAVCADLGVSAERVRGRSGVWVAGRKVGAIGIRVAQSVTMHGFALNCDNDLGAYGAIVPCGIADASVTTLSAELGRTVTVAEVLPLVEARAALLDPAREPDGAARVSG; encoded by the coding sequence GTGCAGCAGGGCCCTTCCGTGGAGCGCGTGAGCGGCGTCGGCGCCGGTGGCCTCGTGGACTACCTCGAAGCGTGGGAGCTGCAGCGCGCCGTGCACGCCGACGTGGTGGCCGGGCGCCGCGGCGACGCGCTCCTGCTGCTCGAGCACCCGCCGGTCTTCACGGCCGGCAAGCTCACCGAGCCCGCCGACAGGCCCCTCGCGGGCGGGGGGATCCCCGTCGTCGACGTCGACCGGGGCGGCCGGATCACGTGGCACGGCCCGGGCCAGCTGGTGGGCTACCCGATCGTCTCGCTGACCGGCCGCATCGACGTGGTCAAGCACGTGCGGCGCGTGGAGGAGCTGCTCATCGCCGTCTGCGCCGACCTCGGCGTGAGCGCCGAGCGGGTCAGGGGCCGCAGCGGCGTGTGGGTCGCCGGGCGCAAGGTGGGCGCGATCGGCATCCGCGTGGCGCAGAGCGTCACGATGCACGGCTTCGCCCTGAACTGCGACAACGACCTCGGTGCCTACGGCGCGATCGTGCCGTGCGGCATCGCCGACGCCAGCGTGACCACGCTGTCCGCCGAGCTCGGCAGGACCGTCACCGTGGCGGAGGTGCTGCCGCTGGTGGAGGCCCGCGCCGCGCTCCTGGACCCCGCGCGCGAACCGGACGGGGCTGCGCGCGTCTCAGGGTGA
- a CDS encoding leucyl aminopeptidase — translation MTDLQASTTAPARAKADALVIAVAPGPQVLGAEALPRPLRASLSPEALTALGVSGKADEVVRLPAGESVRAGVVVLTGTGPLPGGEVTAEQLRRAAGAATRSLAGVGSAALALPADDVESAAAVAEGALLGAYAYRAQRARTAEGSKAPVASLELLTPLARDKGLGARLRRAAVLADAVYSVRDLVNAPPNELYPETFAAFARDAVKGTGAGITVLDEESLAAGGYGGILGVGQGSERPPRLVRVEHAPRRPTAHLALVGKGITFDSGGLSLKPPTGMVTMKCDMAGAAAVLAAVVAAARLDLPVRVTGWLALAENMPSGTAQRPSDVLTTYGGRTVEVLNTDAEGRLVMADALVAAGEEQPDALVDVATLTGAQVVALGSRVSAVMGDDALRASVLAAAERAGEQFWPMPLPEELRASLDSPVADIANIGDRNGGMLVAGLFLREFVPDGADGERIPWAHLDIAGPAFNEHGPHGYTGKGGTGHAVRTLVALAEDLGAR, via the coding sequence GTGACGGACCTGCAGGCCTCGACCACCGCTCCCGCCCGCGCGAAGGCCGACGCGCTCGTGATCGCCGTGGCCCCCGGGCCGCAGGTGCTGGGTGCCGAGGCGCTCCCCCGCCCGCTGCGCGCCTCCCTGTCGCCGGAGGCCCTGACGGCCCTCGGCGTCAGCGGGAAGGCCGACGAGGTGGTGCGCCTGCCCGCCGGCGAGTCCGTGAGGGCCGGCGTGGTGGTCCTCACGGGCACCGGTCCGCTGCCCGGGGGCGAGGTGACGGCGGAGCAGCTGCGCCGGGCCGCCGGGGCGGCGACGCGCTCGCTGGCCGGCGTGGGCTCCGCCGCGCTCGCCCTGCCCGCCGACGACGTCGAGAGCGCCGCGGCCGTGGCCGAGGGCGCTCTGCTCGGCGCCTACGCCTACCGCGCGCAGCGGGCCCGCACCGCCGAGGGCTCGAAGGCCCCTGTCGCGTCGCTGGAGCTGCTGACCCCGCTGGCCCGCGACAAGGGGCTCGGCGCGCGCCTGCGGCGCGCCGCCGTCCTCGCCGATGCGGTCTACAGCGTGCGCGACCTCGTCAACGCCCCGCCGAACGAGCTCTACCCGGAGACCTTCGCCGCGTTCGCGCGCGACGCCGTCAAGGGCACCGGGGCCGGGATCACCGTGCTCGACGAGGAGTCGCTCGCCGCCGGGGGCTACGGCGGCATCCTCGGCGTGGGCCAGGGCTCCGAGCGCCCGCCGCGGCTGGTGCGCGTCGAGCACGCCCCGAGGCGCCCGACGGCCCACCTGGCCCTGGTCGGCAAGGGCATCACCTTCGACTCCGGCGGCCTGTCGCTCAAGCCGCCGACCGGCATGGTCACGATGAAGTGCGACATGGCCGGCGCCGCCGCCGTCCTCGCCGCCGTCGTGGCCGCCGCCCGGCTCGACCTGCCCGTGCGCGTCACGGGCTGGCTCGCGCTGGCCGAGAACATGCCCTCGGGCACCGCGCAGCGCCCCTCCGACGTGCTCACCACCTACGGCGGCCGCACCGTGGAGGTGCTCAACACCGACGCCGAGGGCCGCCTGGTCATGGCCGACGCCCTCGTCGCCGCCGGGGAGGAGCAGCCCGACGCGCTGGTCGACGTCGCCACCCTCACCGGCGCCCAGGTGGTGGCGCTCGGCTCCCGGGTCAGCGCCGTCATGGGCGACGACGCGCTGCGCGCGTCCGTGCTGGCCGCCGCCGAGCGCGCCGGGGAGCAGTTCTGGCCGATGCCGCTGCCGGAGGAGCTGCGCGCCTCGCTGGACTCCCCCGTGGCCGACATCGCCAACATCGGCGACCGCAACGGCGGGATGCTCGTGGCGGGCCTGTTCCTGCGCGAGTTCGTGCCGGACGGCGCCGACGGTGAGCGGATCCCGTGGGCGCACCTGGACATCGCCGGGCCCGCGTTCAACGAGCACGGCCCGCACGGCTACACCGGCAAGGGGGGCACGGGCCACGCCGTGCGGACCCTGGTCGCCCTCGCCGAGGACCTCGGCGCCCGGTGA
- the sucB gene encoding 2-oxoglutarate dehydrogenase, E2 component, dihydrolipoamide succinyltransferase, whose product MPSVEMPALGESVTEGTVTRWLKNVGDTVEVDEPLLEVSTDKVDTEIPSPFAGTLTEILVPEDETAEVGAKLAVIGDASGTDSGTASEPEPEPAKAEPEAAPAPAEAEAPAPSTPKSSSGSGSGSGGEAQAVTMPALGESVTEGTVTRWLKGVGDTVEVDEPLLEVSTDKVDTEIPSPFAGTLTEILVPEDETAEVGAKLALIGGSGGSSSEDEDRASGSLADEVVEREKAEQQAMDAESGSSSKPSQDDVPDRQVAPEAPASASGAEQASEDYNSPAPQTGGGVTPPVAPSSTAPKAPADVSAYVTPLVRKLAAAEGVDLSTVTGTGVGGRIRKEDVLKAAEAAKAKAAPSSQPAPAAAPSSSAPKAPAAPSISAKRGTTEKMTRLRKVIAQRMVESLQISAQLTTVVEVDVTRIAKLRERAKDAFKAREGASLSYLPFITLATVEALKQYPQVNASIEGESIVYHPQENIGIAVDTERGLLVPVVKDAGDLNLAGIARKIGDLAKRTRDNKVTPDELGGGTFTITNTGSRGALFDTPIINQPQVGILGTGAVVKRPAVVTGPDGDDVIAVRSMMYLALSYDHRLVDGADAARFLVALKTRLEEGAFEAELGL is encoded by the coding sequence ATGCCCTCCGTGGAGATGCCGGCGCTCGGCGAGAGCGTCACCGAAGGCACCGTCACCCGCTGGCTCAAGAACGTCGGCGACACCGTCGAGGTCGACGAGCCCCTGCTGGAGGTCTCGACCGACAAGGTCGACACCGAGATCCCCTCGCCCTTCGCGGGGACGCTGACCGAGATCCTCGTGCCCGAGGACGAGACCGCCGAGGTCGGCGCGAAGCTCGCCGTCATCGGTGACGCCTCCGGGACCGACTCCGGGACCGCGTCCGAGCCGGAGCCCGAGCCGGCGAAGGCCGAGCCCGAGGCGGCCCCCGCGCCCGCCGAGGCCGAGGCGCCCGCTCCCTCGACGCCGAAGAGCTCCAGCGGCTCGGGCAGCGGCTCGGGCGGCGAGGCCCAGGCCGTGACGATGCCCGCTCTGGGCGAGTCCGTCACCGAGGGCACCGTCACCCGCTGGCTCAAGGGCGTCGGCGACACCGTCGAGGTCGACGAGCCCCTGCTGGAGGTCTCGACCGACAAGGTCGACACCGAGATCCCCTCGCCCTTCGCGGGGACGCTGACCGAGATCCTCGTGCCCGAGGACGAGACCGCCGAGGTCGGCGCGAAGCTCGCGCTCATCGGCGGCTCCGGCGGCTCCAGCTCCGAGGACGAGGACCGGGCCTCCGGCTCGCTGGCCGACGAGGTCGTCGAGCGCGAGAAGGCCGAGCAGCAGGCCATGGACGCCGAGTCCGGCTCCTCCTCGAAGCCGTCCCAGGACGACGTGCCGGACCGGCAGGTCGCCCCCGAGGCCCCCGCCAGCGCCAGCGGCGCCGAGCAGGCCAGCGAGGACTACAACAGCCCGGCCCCGCAGACCGGTGGTGGCGTGACGCCGCCGGTCGCGCCGAGCAGCACGGCTCCGAAGGCCCCCGCCGACGTGTCCGCGTACGTCACCCCGCTGGTGCGCAAGCTCGCCGCCGCCGAGGGCGTGGACCTGTCCACGGTCACGGGCACCGGCGTGGGCGGCCGCATCCGCAAGGAGGACGTCCTCAAGGCCGCTGAGGCCGCGAAGGCGAAGGCCGCCCCGTCGTCGCAGCCGGCCCCCGCCGCCGCGCCGTCGTCCTCGGCCCCGAAGGCCCCGGCCGCGCCGAGCATCTCCGCCAAGCGCGGCACCACGGAGAAGATGACCCGCCTGCGCAAGGTCATCGCGCAGCGCATGGTCGAGTCGCTGCAGATCTCCGCGCAGCTGACCACCGTGGTCGAGGTGGACGTGACGCGCATCGCCAAGCTGCGCGAGCGCGCCAAGGACGCCTTCAAGGCCCGCGAGGGCGCCTCGCTGAGCTACCTGCCCTTCATCACCCTGGCCACGGTCGAGGCGCTGAAGCAGTACCCGCAGGTCAACGCCAGCATCGAGGGCGAGTCGATCGTCTACCACCCGCAGGAGAACATCGGCATCGCCGTGGACACCGAGCGCGGCCTGCTCGTGCCGGTGGTCAAGGACGCCGGTGACCTCAACCTGGCCGGGATCGCCCGCAAGATCGGTGACCTCGCCAAGCGCACCCGCGACAACAAGGTGACGCCCGACGAGCTCGGCGGCGGCACCTTCACCATCACGAACACCGGCAGCCGCGGCGCCCTGTTCGACACCCCGATCATCAACCAGCCGCAGGTGGGCATCCTCGGCACCGGCGCGGTCGTCAAGCGGCCCGCCGTGGTGACCGGGCCCGACGGGGACGACGTGATCGCCGTCCGCTCGATGATGTACCTGGCGCTCTCCTACGACCACCGCCTGGTGGACGGGGCGGACGCCGCTCGCTTCCTGGTGGCGCTGAAGACGCGCCTCGAGGAGGGCGCCTTCGAGGCCGAGCTCGGTCTGTGA
- a CDS encoding protein kinase family protein, with product MPRSATAPAVPSAPQVPGLLVGALLAPPVPGRPAAWWAVDEDGRDVVVQRVRPAGGTGSLTGLDEASLRRRLAHPHVLPLVRVVRCREGAVQVLGPASGTTLADLLAERSPLAPGEVAVLVAGVGSALAALHEVGLVHGEVCAEGVLLDHAGLPLLLGWGGARSAVPEGLRRRELRHRASGARPRQPAHRPGDDVRDLARLALGALGTDARACHAVADSEDRRAVEALLRAALAVEAPAAPRAEDLARSCWEAVRPVPVALPAGPAGAPTVTQRIRRAAAAAPDRPPGRRRVGARLARHPLRWAGGLLVLSLLTGGAAALGAAQRPDARLTSEDPAAAVPALAQLRVRAVAEHRPSLVDGADGVDVPGSAPARADAALVASMAGSELEGAQTRVLSAQVERRDGERAWVRVVTQVSAHRVTTGDRSVDVPDSGPVTSRLLLQRVDGRWRVAETA from the coding sequence GTGCCCCGATCCGCGACCGCCCCCGCCGTGCCGTCGGCCCCGCAGGTGCCCGGCCTGCTCGTGGGGGCGCTGCTCGCGCCCCCGGTGCCCGGTCGCCCCGCCGCGTGGTGGGCCGTGGACGAGGACGGGCGCGACGTCGTGGTGCAGCGGGTGCGCCCGGCGGGCGGCACGGGCTCGCTGACGGGCCTGGACGAGGCCTCGCTGCGGCGCCGCCTGGCCCACCCGCACGTGCTGCCGCTGGTGCGGGTGGTGCGCTGCCGCGAGGGAGCGGTCCAGGTGCTGGGGCCCGCCTCCGGGACCACCCTCGCCGACCTGCTCGCCGAGCGGTCGCCGCTGGCCCCCGGGGAGGTCGCGGTGCTCGTGGCGGGCGTGGGCAGCGCCCTGGCGGCGCTGCACGAGGTGGGGCTCGTGCACGGCGAGGTCTGCGCCGAGGGGGTCCTGCTCGACCACGCCGGCCTGCCGCTGCTGCTCGGCTGGGGAGGGGCCCGCTCCGCCGTGCCCGAGGGCCTGCGCCGCCGCGAGCTGCGCCACCGCGCCTCCGGGGCCCGGCCGCGCCAGCCGGCCCACCGCCCCGGGGACGACGTGCGGGACCTCGCGCGGCTCGCCCTCGGCGCGCTCGGCACCGACGCCCGCGCCTGTCACGCCGTTGCGGACTCCGAGGACCGGCGCGCCGTGGAGGCGCTGCTGCGCGCCGCGCTGGCCGTGGAGGCGCCGGCGGCCCCGCGCGCCGAGGACCTGGCGCGCTCATGCTGGGAGGCGGTGCGGCCGGTGCCGGTCGCCCTGCCCGCCGGGCCGGCCGGCGCGCCCACCGTCACGCAGCGGATCCGGCGCGCCGCCGCCGCGGCTCCTGACCGCCCGCCGGGGCGCCGCCGGGTGGGGGCCCGCCTGGCGCGCCACCCGCTGCGGTGGGCGGGCGGGCTGCTCGTGCTGTCCCTGCTCACCGGGGGCGCTGCCGCCCTGGGGGCCGCGCAGCGCCCGGACGCGCGCCTCACCTCCGAAGACCCCGCGGCCGCCGTGCCCGCCCTGGCGCAGCTGCGGGTCCGCGCGGTGGCCGAGCACCGCCCGTCGCTGGTCGACGGGGCCGACGGGGTCGACGTGCCGGGCTCCGCGCCCGCCCGAGCGGACGCGGCGCTGGTCGCGTCGATGGCGGGCAGCGAGCTGGAGGGCGCCCAGACCCGCGTGCTGTCCGCGCAGGTGGAGCGGCGGGACGGCGAGCGCGCCTGGGTCCGGGTGGTGACGCAGGTCAGCGCCCACCGCGTCACCACCGGAGACCGCTCCGTCGACGTCCCGGACAGCGGTCCCGTCACCTCGCGGCTGCTGCTGCAGCGCGTGGACGGCCGCTGGCGGGTCGCCGAGACGGCGTGA
- a CDS encoding Gfo/Idh/MocA family protein: MRVGLVGYGDSGRSFHVPLLRAAGAEVAVVATRDAVRSAAVRSDLPGARVVPDLDAVLEAASAGAVDAVVLASPSGVHAEQALACTAAGLAVVVDKPLAVDAAQAQRVVEAAEAAGTVLTTFQNRRHSDEHRTLRRLLRTGEVGRPFRFERRWERWRPVPKQRWRENAPASEGGGLLLDLGSHVVDAAVDLFGPVSAVYAELAARTTPSEDDAVLALTHASGVRSHLAVGSLVGAPGPRTRLLGTSGAYVVTDFEGEPAAFTGFTDEPRCTGWVVAGAERRPVPTAPGEPADFYRAVAAAVRAGDPGAVPVPPRETLHVAQVLDAARTSAAQLRVVTPVPAGPAG, translated from the coding sequence GTGCGCGTGGGCCTCGTCGGGTACGGCGACTCCGGTCGCTCCTTCCACGTCCCGCTGCTGCGGGCCGCGGGCGCGGAGGTGGCGGTGGTGGCCACGCGCGACGCCGTCCGCAGCGCCGCGGTCCGCTCGGACCTGCCGGGTGCGCGCGTGGTGCCCGACCTCGACGCCGTGCTTGAGGCGGCCTCCGCCGGCGCCGTCGACGCGGTGGTCCTGGCCTCCCCGTCGGGCGTCCACGCCGAGCAGGCACTGGCCTGCACCGCCGCGGGTCTCGCCGTCGTCGTCGACAAGCCCCTCGCGGTGGACGCGGCGCAGGCGCAGCGGGTGGTGGAGGCCGCGGAGGCGGCCGGGACGGTGCTGACCACGTTCCAGAACCGCCGGCACTCCGACGAGCACCGCACCCTGCGCCGGCTCCTGCGCACCGGTGAGGTGGGACGGCCGTTCCGCTTCGAGCGCCGCTGGGAGCGGTGGCGCCCGGTGCCCAAGCAGCGCTGGCGCGAGAACGCCCCGGCGTCCGAGGGCGGGGGCCTCCTGCTCGACCTGGGCAGCCACGTGGTGGACGCCGCCGTCGACCTGTTCGGGCCGGTCAGCGCCGTCTACGCCGAGCTGGCCGCCCGCACCACGCCGTCGGAGGACGACGCCGTGCTCGCCCTCACCCACGCCAGCGGCGTCCGGTCGCACCTCGCGGTCGGCTCCCTGGTGGGAGCGCCCGGCCCCCGCACCCGGCTCCTCGGGACCTCCGGCGCGTACGTCGTCACCGACTTCGAGGGCGAGCCCGCCGCGTTCACGGGCTTCACCGACGAGCCCCGCTGCACCGGCTGGGTGGTGGCCGGCGCGGAGCGGCGGCCGGTGCCCACGGCGCCGGGGGAGCCCGCCGACTTCTACCGCGCCGTCGCCGCCGCGGTCCGCGCGGGCGACCCCGGCGCGGTGCCGGTGCCCCCGCGCGAGACGCTGCACGTGGCGCAGGTGCTCGACGCCGCCCGCACCAGCGCCGCGCAGCTGCGGGTGGTCACGCCCGTGCCGGCAGGCCCAGCCGGCTGA
- the lpdA gene encoding dihydrolipoyl dehydrogenase, which translates to MVAESVYDVVVLGGGSGGYAAAFRAAELGLSVALVEKDKLGGTCLHKGCIPTKALLHAAEVADATRESEQFGVKATFEGIDMPAVNKYKDATIGRLYKGLQGLAKAHKLTLVEGEGKLVARDTVEVDGQRYTGKNVVLATGSYSRSLPGLELGGRVITSENALQLDHVPDSVIILGGGVIGVEFASAWKSFGADVTIVEALPRLVPVEDEAASKALERAFRKRKIAFKTGVRFSGVTQDDSGVTVSLESGEQLTADYLLVAVGRGPVTAGLGYEEQGVKVERGFVITDERLRTGVEGLYAVGDIVPGLQLAHRGFAHGMFVAEQIAGLNPVPVVDSGIPRVTYCDPEIASVGLSQKQAEEAYGADQVESLEYNLAGNGKSQILGTQGFVKLIRRKDGPVVGFVAVGARMGEQVGEAQLIVNWEALPEEVAQLVHAHPTQNESLGEAHLALAGKPLHSHA; encoded by the coding sequence CTGGTGGCCGAGTCTGTCTACGACGTCGTCGTCCTGGGCGGTGGCAGCGGTGGGTACGCGGCGGCCTTCCGGGCGGCGGAGCTCGGGCTGAGCGTCGCCCTGGTCGAGAAGGACAAGCTCGGCGGGACCTGCCTCCACAAGGGGTGCATCCCCACCAAGGCGCTGCTGCACGCCGCCGAGGTGGCCGACGCCACCCGCGAGAGCGAGCAGTTCGGCGTCAAGGCGACCTTCGAGGGCATCGACATGCCCGCGGTGAACAAGTACAAGGACGCCACCATCGGCCGCCTGTACAAGGGCCTGCAGGGCCTGGCGAAGGCCCACAAGCTCACCCTCGTCGAGGGCGAGGGCAAGCTCGTCGCCCGCGACACGGTCGAGGTGGACGGGCAGAGGTACACCGGCAAGAACGTGGTGCTGGCCACCGGCTCCTACTCCCGCTCGCTGCCGGGCCTCGAGCTCGGCGGGCGCGTCATCACCAGTGAGAACGCCCTCCAGCTCGACCACGTGCCGGACAGCGTGATCATCCTGGGCGGCGGCGTCATCGGCGTGGAGTTCGCCAGCGCCTGGAAGTCCTTCGGCGCCGACGTCACCATCGTCGAGGCGCTCCCGCGCCTCGTGCCGGTGGAGGACGAGGCCGCCAGCAAGGCCCTGGAGCGCGCGTTCCGCAAGCGCAAGATCGCCTTCAAGACCGGCGTGCGGTTCTCCGGCGTCACCCAGGACGACTCCGGGGTCACCGTCTCGCTGGAGTCCGGCGAGCAGCTCACGGCCGACTACCTGCTCGTGGCCGTCGGCCGCGGCCCGGTGACGGCCGGCCTCGGGTACGAGGAGCAGGGCGTGAAGGTCGAGCGCGGGTTCGTCATCACCGACGAGCGCCTGCGCACCGGCGTCGAGGGCCTCTACGCCGTGGGCGACATCGTGCCCGGCCTGCAGCTGGCCCACCGGGGCTTCGCCCACGGCATGTTCGTGGCCGAGCAGATCGCTGGGCTCAACCCGGTGCCCGTGGTCGACTCCGGGATCCCCCGCGTCACCTACTGCGACCCCGAGATCGCCTCCGTGGGCCTGTCCCAGAAGCAGGCCGAGGAGGCCTACGGCGCCGACCAGGTCGAGTCCCTGGAGTACAACCTCGCCGGCAACGGCAAGAGCCAGATCCTCGGCACCCAGGGCTTCGTCAAGCTCATCCGCCGCAAGGACGGCCCGGTCGTCGGCTTCGTCGCCGTCGGCGCCCGCATGGGCGAGCAGGTGGGCGAGGCCCAGCTGATCGTCAACTGGGAGGCGCTGCCCGAGGAGGTCGCGCAGCTCGTGCACGCCCACCCCACCCAGAACGAGTCGCTCGGCGAGGCGCACCTCGCGCTGGCCGGCAAGCCGCTCCACTCGCACGCCTGA
- a CDS encoding NAD(P)/FAD-dependent oxidoreductase, whose amino-acid sequence MDHGVDVVVVGAGLAGLACALRLAAAGAQVLVLESDDGPGGRVRTDDAGGFRVDRGFQLVNPAYPALRRVLGEDGMADLALQPFGAGAAVAAGRRHHVLGDPRRLPSAALPSLLAPLGSPVEKAAFLAWALRAATADPRSVRDGADEPLASALDRAGVRGRLRTGVVDPFLAGVLGDGEGRTSASFARLVVRSFVLGTPGVPPDGVQRLPDLLAGRLAALPGAELRTRTPVEEVRRTGDGVRVRTADGELGARAVVVATDPWTAARLLPGLDVPAPRGLTTFWHEAPEQPARGSRARLLHLDGDRRGPVVNSAVMTAVAPGYAPTGRHLVASTVLGAEPGAAPGLEPVVRRQLEHVWGQGTADWELVSTSAVPHALPALLPPLRARQDPDLGEGVLVAGDHRDTASQQGALTSGRRAAGAALSRLGLPARA is encoded by the coding sequence GTGGATCACGGGGTCGACGTGGTGGTGGTGGGTGCGGGCCTGGCGGGCCTGGCGTGCGCGCTGCGGCTGGCCGCGGCCGGCGCGCAGGTGCTGGTGCTGGAGTCCGACGACGGCCCGGGCGGGCGGGTCCGCACCGACGACGCGGGCGGGTTCCGGGTGGACCGCGGCTTCCAGCTGGTCAACCCCGCCTACCCGGCGCTGCGCCGCGTGCTCGGCGAGGACGGGATGGCCGACCTGGCCCTCCAGCCGTTCGGCGCGGGCGCCGCCGTGGCCGCGGGCCGGCGCCACCACGTGCTGGGCGACCCGCGCCGCCTGCCCTCGGCGGCTCTGCCGTCGCTGCTGGCGCCGCTGGGCTCGCCGGTGGAGAAGGCGGCGTTCCTCGCGTGGGCGCTGCGCGCGGCCACGGCCGACCCCCGCAGCGTCCGCGACGGGGCCGACGAGCCGCTCGCGAGCGCGCTGGACCGGGCTGGGGTGCGGGGGCGGCTGCGCACGGGCGTGGTCGACCCCTTCCTCGCCGGGGTGCTCGGGGACGGCGAGGGACGCACGTCCGCGTCGTTCGCGCGCCTCGTGGTCCGCTCGTTCGTGCTGGGCACCCCGGGGGTCCCCCCGGACGGCGTGCAGCGCCTGCCCGACCTGCTCGCCGGGCGGCTGGCCGCCCTGCCGGGCGCGGAGCTGCGGACGCGGACGCCCGTGGAGGAGGTCCGGCGCACCGGCGACGGCGTGCGCGTGCGCACGGCGGACGGCGAGCTGGGCGCGCGCGCCGTCGTCGTCGCCACCGACCCGTGGACGGCGGCCCGGCTGCTGCCCGGGCTCGACGTGCCCGCCCCCCGCGGCCTCACCACCTTCTGGCACGAGGCGCCCGAGCAGCCGGCCCGCGGGTCCCGGGCCCGGCTGCTCCACCTCGACGGCGACCGGCGCGGCCCGGTGGTGAACAGCGCGGTCATGACGGCCGTGGCGCCCGGCTACGCGCCCACGGGGCGGCACCTCGTGGCCAGCACGGTGCTGGGAGCGGAGCCGGGCGCCGCGCCCGGGCTCGAGCCGGTGGTGCGCCGCCAGCTGGAGCACGTGTGGGGGCAGGGGACGGCGGACTGGGAGCTGGTGAGCACCAGCGCCGTGCCGCACGCCCTGCCCGCGCTGCTGCCGCCGCTGCGCGCCCGGCAGGACCCCGACCTCGGTGAGGGCGTGCTCGTGGCCGGTGACCACCGCGACACCGCCAGCCAGCAGGGCGCGCTGACCTCGGGACGGCGCGCGGCCGGCGCGGCGCTCAGCCGGCTGGGCCTGCCGGCACGGGCGTGA
- a CDS encoding thioredoxin domain-containing protein, protein MGLFSRLGLGRSSSRASSRAAGRGGRRAGGPDSAHLAEFAATRTGVEAYVEPATNVTPTTVVLVAQDGEWTRRRVPDPATARDFARRTGIPVYDVNLTGYPQRMREWTARKRREEGTS, encoded by the coding sequence GTGGGTCTGTTTTCGCGCCTGGGCCTGGGACGCTCGTCGTCCCGGGCGTCCTCCCGTGCCGCCGGTCGTGGAGGACGCCGCGCCGGCGGCCCGGACTCCGCGCACCTGGCGGAGTTCGCCGCCACGCGCACGGGCGTCGAGGCGTACGTGGAGCCCGCGACCAACGTGACGCCCACCACGGTGGTGCTGGTCGCGCAGGACGGCGAGTGGACGCGGCGGCGCGTGCCGGACCCCGCCACGGCGCGCGACTTCGCGCGCCGCACCGGCATCCCCGTCTACGACGTCAACCTCACCGGCTACCCGCAGCGGATGCGGGAGTGGACGGCTCGCAAGCGCCGCGAGGAGGGGACCTCCTAG
- a CDS encoding TIGR01777 family oxidoreductase: MRIVAAGASGMIGAPLVRWWRSAGHDVVTLVRRAPTAPGEVRWDPASGRLDPALLGRVDAAVNLAGAGVGDHRWTESYKRTVVESRTSSTATLARALAALDDPPRVLLQGSAIGYYGDRGGEPLDESSTAGDEFLARCCVAWEAAAAPARAAGIRTVSLRTGLVMASSGGAFGQVLPLVRLGLGGPLGSGRDWWSWITLEDELRAIDHLLHADVSGPVNLVAPDPRPSGEIIKELAAALHRPAVLPVPALALRAALGGFAEEVLASRRLAPTALLGSGFRFSHPDLASAVRWTLAH; this comes from the coding sequence GTGAGGATCGTCGCGGCCGGTGCGTCCGGCATGATCGGCGCGCCGCTGGTCCGCTGGTGGCGCAGCGCCGGCCACGACGTCGTCACGCTCGTGCGCCGGGCTCCCACCGCACCCGGTGAGGTGCGGTGGGACCCGGCGTCGGGTCGGCTCGACCCGGCCCTGCTCGGGCGGGTGGACGCCGCCGTCAACCTCGCGGGCGCGGGCGTGGGCGACCACCGGTGGACCGAGTCCTACAAGCGGACGGTGGTGGAGTCGCGCACGTCGTCCACCGCCACCCTCGCGCGGGCGCTCGCCGCTCTCGACGACCCGCCGCGGGTGCTGCTGCAGGGCAGCGCCATCGGCTACTACGGGGACCGCGGCGGGGAGCCCCTGGACGAGTCCTCCACCGCGGGGGACGAGTTCCTCGCCCGCTGCTGCGTGGCGTGGGAGGCGGCGGCCGCCCCCGCCCGCGCCGCCGGCATCCGCACCGTCTCGCTGCGCACCGGCCTGGTCATGGCCTCCAGCGGCGGTGCCTTCGGGCAGGTGCTGCCCCTCGTGCGCCTCGGGCTGGGCGGACCGCTCGGCTCCGGGCGCGACTGGTGGTCCTGGATCACCCTCGAGGACGAGCTGCGGGCCATCGACCACCTCCTGCACGCCGACGTCTCCGGTCCGGTGAACCTCGTGGCCCCCGACCCGCGGCCCAGCGGCGAGATCATCAAGGAGCTCGCGGCGGCGCTGCACCGGCCGGCCGTGCTCCCGGTGCCCGCGCTGGCGCTGCGCGCCGCGCTCGGCGGGTTCGCCGAGGAGGTCCTCGCCAGCCGCCGGCTGGCCCCGACGGCGCTGCTCGGCAGCGGCTTCCGCTTCAGCCACCCGGACCTGGCGTCCGCGGTGCGGTGGACGCTCGCGCACTGA